The proteins below are encoded in one region of Cyanobacteriota bacterium:
- a CDS encoding prohibitin family protein — translation MKNKAPIIVVFLVLAVLSQSVKVIPEGRTGVIFNLKGGVQENALAEGIHFLIPFVQTLIIFDTRIITYSFSNSAEDETRLGEPIVAKTKDGQIVGIETSIVTQMIKSQAPQVYQTLRTDYQPVLKSKIGKVMQEIIAGHVADALYTEETRKIVTTELLEYLSGSFKQSGFELKDVFLRKIEFSQEYIDAIERKQIALQKAQLAQIQKEIAVKEKQIEIIRGEAIAQQVEIKGNAIHGNPSVAELEYLDMIEHSEKKVPVIMGLKGNTLINLDKLLQQN, via the coding sequence ATGAAAAACAAAGCTCCGATTATTGTAGTATTTTTAGTTCTGGCGGTGCTGTCCCAGTCTGTCAAGGTGATACCGGAAGGTAGAACAGGGGTGATATTTAACCTCAAGGGTGGTGTGCAAGAAAATGCACTTGCTGAAGGTATACATTTTTTGATTCCTTTTGTACAAACATTGATTATTTTTGATACCAGAATAATTACTTATTCTTTTTCAAACAGTGCTGAAGATGAGACGCGCTTGGGTGAGCCGATCGTCGCAAAAACTAAAGATGGTCAAATTGTTGGAATTGAAACATCAATTGTCACTCAAATGATCAAGTCACAAGCACCGCAGGTTTACCAAACTCTAAGAACAGATTATCAACCGGTACTTAAATCCAAGATTGGTAAAGTAATGCAAGAAATTATTGCCGGTCATGTTGCTGATGCACTTTATACCGAAGAGACAAGAAAAATAGTAACGACTGAACTTCTAGAATATCTTTCTGGGTCTTTCAAGCAATCTGGTTTTGAACTTAAAGATGTATTTCTGCGCAAAATAGAATTCTCTCAAGAATATATAGATGCAATTGAACGTAAGCAAATAGCATTACAAAAAGCACAGCTTGCACAAATTCAAAAAGAAATCGCTGTTAAAGAAAAACAAATCGAGATTATTCGTGGTGAAGCTATTGCACAACAAGTTGAAATCAAAGGAAATGCTATCCATGGCAATCCTAGTGTTGCAGAGCTTGAGTACCTAGATATGATTGAACACTCTGAGAAGAAAGTACCAGTAATTATGGGACTGAAGGGCAATACTTTGATCAATCTTGATAAACTGTTACAGCAAAACTAA
- the hisG gene encoding ATP phosphoribosyltransferase — translation MNLKGIKTWLPSELRKQDFVSSTLVDLYTKQGFEEISIPSLVDLQVISKTNSKFSNEVFKLVDKDGRVLALRTEMTQPIARLVATRASELEFPLKLFYDSSIFRYKGVATDDSREIRQVGIEHIGDAESDIETVKLILDSVKQLSIKNYRLSITDAGIWRAIIVKYPGLGARLYDMVLTGDLISFKKHIFADHPLLALLTADVAALESCLGLDLSKIRKLVESDEAIVFDPLQCPDLNLYTGLHFNLHVEGQGKLLARGGRYDNLLKEFGKDLPAIGFAFYLPRLMSVMADQGLLPDQDKSDIATNKVLKIALSKGTLLEGALDFFKAKGLNVEITNKRKLVVDAGPGLGFDKVELLLVRGHDVPTYVEHGAADLGVVGLDTVIDSNASLVKLKDLDYGHCRLCVCAKNGLYKSVADLPTYARVATTFPNLTNAFFAQKGLEVEVINLYGSVELGPLTELSDVIVDLVATGATLKENGLEIIEEIMPCSAVLVANNSSFKVFKQEFLDLT, via the coding sequence ATGAATCTTAAAGGCATCAAAACTTGGCTACCTTCTGAATTGCGTAAGCAAGATTTTGTTAGCTCGACTTTGGTTGACTTATACACCAAACAGGGCTTCGAAGAAATTTCGATTCCCAGTTTAGTCGATTTGCAAGTGATTTCTAAGACTAATAGCAAGTTTAGTAATGAGGTTTTCAAGCTTGTTGATAAAGATGGTAGGGTGCTTGCCTTAAGAACGGAAATGACTCAACCGATTGCGCGCTTGGTTGCCACGCGAGCTTCAGAGCTTGAGTTTCCTCTTAAACTATTTTATGATTCTAGTATTTTTAGATACAAAGGAGTTGCAACTGATGACTCGCGTGAAATTCGCCAGGTTGGTATAGAACATATTGGTGATGCTGAATCTGATATCGAGACGGTTAAATTAATATTGGATTCCGTTAAACAATTATCGATTAAGAATTATCGATTGAGTATTACTGACGCTGGAATTTGGCGCGCGATTATCGTTAAGTATCCAGGTCTTGGTGCTCGTCTTTATGACATGGTTCTAACTGGTGATTTAATTAGCTTCAAAAAACATATTTTTGCTGATCATCCTTTGCTTGCGCTTTTGACTGCTGATGTGGCTGCCTTGGAGTCTTGTCTGGGACTGGATTTGAGCAAGATTAGAAAATTGGTTGAGTCTGATGAAGCGATTGTTTTTGATCCACTTCAATGTCCAGATTTGAACTTATATACTGGTTTGCATTTTAATTTGCATGTAGAGGGTCAGGGTAAATTACTTGCGCGAGGTGGTCGCTATGACAACTTGTTGAAAGAGTTTGGTAAGGATTTACCAGCTATCGGTTTTGCATTTTATTTACCTCGCTTGATGTCAGTTATGGCGGATCAAGGTTTGTTGCCTGATCAAGACAAGAGTGATATTGCAACTAATAAAGTTCTTAAAATAGCTTTATCCAAAGGCACTCTCTTGGAAGGTGCGCTTGATTTTTTCAAGGCTAAAGGTTTAAATGTCGAGATTACCAATAAACGTAAGTTAGTTGTGGATGCTGGTCCTGGTTTGGGTTTTGACAAGGTAGAGCTTCTGTTAGTGCGCGGGCATGACGTGCCAACCTATGTTGAGCATGGAGCTGCTGACCTTGGTGTTGTCGGACTTGATACTGTCATTGATTCCAATGCTAGTTTGGTTAAATTAAAGGATTTGGATTATGGTCATTGTCGGCTTTGTGTCTGCGCTAAGAATGGATTGTATAAATCTGTTGCTGATTTGCCTACTTATGCCAGAGTCGCAACTACCTTCCCTAACCTGACTAATGCGTTTTTTGCGCAAAAGGGTCTTGAGGTTGAAGTGATTAATTTATATGGATCTGTCGAGCTTGGTCCACTTACTGAACTAAGTGATGTGATAGTTGATTTGGTTGCTACCGGAGCAACTCTCAAAGAAAACGGTCTTGAAATTATTGAAGAAATCATGCCTTGTTCTGCCGTGCTTGTTGCTAATAATTCTTCATTTAAAGTATTTAAGCAAGAATTTTTGGATTTAACCTAG
- a CDS encoding prohibitin family protein: MDKPDKPDIPDIPDFFNARNFKNGGSFDPDDFLGKHKWTIFIIIFTIFIVPNFVILVGAGQRSVIFNRITGMEKRVLEEGVQIIIPLIQQATTYDVREISYIFSDKSERSKRGARIMGNSIQTLTADGQNIKADVTIRARPDFKELWWLHQNLGSDSFTSYVDKIITPIVRSIVREVVSGYTVSAIYSEDRRAIADKISVTLSDKLKTYRIVITEFLLDEVTFSDAYQSAIEGKQRARIELDTKDNIIVEERNKRDAVITQAQGEAEAIRLKVNALTRNPEYIKFRKAQIFGSRTNLIFDDQL, encoded by the coding sequence ATGGATAAACCTGATAAACCTGATATACCTGATATACCTGATTTTTTCAATGCTCGCAATTTTAAGAATGGCGGATCTTTTGACCCGGATGATTTTTTGGGTAAGCACAAATGGACTATTTTCATCATTATTTTCACGATATTTATCGTGCCGAATTTCGTTATTTTGGTGGGTGCTGGCCAAAGATCGGTCATCTTTAACCGTATAACTGGAATGGAAAAAAGAGTTTTGGAAGAAGGTGTCCAGATTATTATTCCATTGATACAACAAGCAACGACATATGATGTAAGAGAAATTAGTTATATTTTCTCCGATAAATCAGAAAGATCTAAGCGTGGAGCTCGTATTATGGGTAATTCCATTCAGACTCTTACTGCCGATGGACAGAATATTAAAGCCGACGTGACTATTCGTGCCAGACCAGATTTTAAAGAACTATGGTGGTTACATCAGAATCTTGGTAGCGATAGTTTTACTTCGTATGTAGACAAAATTATTACACCGATAGTAAGAAGTATTGTGCGTGAAGTGGTTTCTGGTTATACAGTTTCTGCAATTTATAGTGAAGATCGTAGAGCAATCGCTGACAAGATTTCAGTGACTTTGTCTGACAAGCTTAAGACCTATAGAATTGTGATAACAGAATTTTTGTTGGACGAGGTTACTTTCTCTGATGCTTATCAAAGTGCAATTGAAGGTAAACAAAGAGCAAGAATTGAACTTGATACTAAAGACAACATTATTGTAGAAGAAAGAAACAAGCGTGACGCAGTTATTACCCAGGCACAAGGTGAGGCAGAGGCAATTCGCCTCAAGGTGAATGCGCTTACCAGAAATCCAGAATATATTAAGTTTCGCAAGGCACAGATTTTTGGTAGCCGTACAAATTTAATTTTTGATGATCAATTATAA
- a CDS encoding UDP-3-O-acyl-N-acetylglucosamine deacetylase has translation MVNNTQYFIKDNELESKGIISRELIKAVILANDDKGLRFLLNNVLIEAHIDNLHSTQRNTVLSKDGECLCLTEHFLAAASIYGLDNFDLSISESELPFGDGSAKLWIDFFEQAGLVQGDRSIQYYLQQEYCIVDENDDSRYIVLKPSQDFNLTYCLDWNHPKIGKQEYTWTIDESIDAIATARTFSNEEENKMLGLSGWVIGLTTDDFTHDLHQVNEPARHKALDLIGDLRLSGINPVKVAMHVTSHKGGHELNSRAAKLLNEVLCVK, from the coding sequence ATGGTGAATAACACCCAATATTTCATTAAAGACAATGAATTAGAGTCTAAAGGCATTATTAGTCGAGAATTAATTAAGGCTGTGATTTTAGCTAATGATGACAAGGGATTAAGATTTTTGCTCAATAATGTATTAATTGAGGCTCATATTGATAATTTACATAGCACTCAACGTAATACAGTACTCTCCAAGGATGGTGAATGTCTTTGCTTAACCGAACACTTTTTGGCTGCTGCCTCAATCTATGGACTCGATAATTTTGATCTTAGTATTAGTGAATCTGAGTTACCTTTTGGTGATGGTTCAGCTAAGCTGTGGATTGATTTTTTTGAGCAGGCTGGTTTAGTGCAAGGTGATCGCAGTATTCAATATTATCTACAGCAAGAATATTGTATTGTTGATGAGAATGATGATTCTAGGTATATTGTCTTGAAGCCTAGTCAAGATTTCAATTTGACTTATTGTTTAGATTGGAATCACCCCAAAATTGGTAAGCAAGAATATACTTGGACTATTGATGAATCAATTGATGCTATTGCTACTGCACGTACTTTTAGTAATGAAGAAGAAAATAAAATGCTTGGACTTAGTGGTTGGGTGATTGGTTTAACAACGGATGATTTTACTCATGACTTACACCAAGTTAATGAACCTGCACGGCACAAGGCACTTGATTTAATTGGTGACTTGAGGTTGTCTGGAATTAATCCAGTCAAGGTTGCAATGCATGTTACGAGTCACAAAGGTGGTCATGAACTGAACTCTAGGGCTGCCAAATTATTAAATGAGGTTCTTTGTGTTAAATAA
- the gap gene encoding type I glyceraldehyde-3-phosphate dehydrogenase: MSKVKVGINGFGRIGRNVFRTLNQNFANSIEVVAINDPVSDPKISAHLIKYDSILGRYKGTVSSTDNDITIDGKTTKFLKERNPADIGWDKLGVDVVLECSGVFTDGTKAQAHIDAGAKKVLISAPATNEDITIVMGVNDDQYNPAIHNIISNASCTTNCLAPVTKVLDDKFGIESGLMTTIHAYTSDQRLLDNAHSDPRRSRAAAQSMIPTTTGAAKAISLVLPHLAGKLNGFAIRVPTPNVSVTDVVFTFKNDVTKETINAALKEAAEGELKGILDYTEEPLVSIDFTSDPHSSIIDAAMTTVVGTKQAKILSWYDNEYGYSNRLCELAIKVGNLLPVAA; this comes from the coding sequence ATGTCAAAAGTCAAAGTAGGTATTAACGGTTTTGGAAGAATAGGAAGAAATGTATTCCGTACTCTCAACCAAAATTTTGCAAATAGCATTGAAGTTGTTGCGATCAACGACCCGGTGTCTGACCCAAAAATCTCGGCGCACCTTATCAAATACGACAGTATTCTTGGTAGATACAAAGGTACAGTATCCTCAACTGATAATGACATCACAATTGATGGCAAAACAACTAAGTTCTTAAAAGAACGCAATCCTGCTGATATTGGCTGGGACAAACTTGGTGTTGACGTTGTACTAGAATGCTCTGGAGTATTCACTGATGGAACAAAGGCTCAAGCTCATATAGATGCTGGTGCCAAGAAAGTATTAATTTCTGCACCTGCTACAAACGAAGACATTACTATCGTAATGGGAGTAAATGATGATCAGTACAATCCTGCAATTCACAACATTATTTCAAATGCAAGTTGCACAACAAACTGTTTAGCTCCAGTAACAAAAGTATTAGATGACAAGTTTGGTATTGAATCAGGCTTAATGACTACCATTCATGCTTACACCTCTGATCAAAGACTTTTGGATAACGCTCACTCCGATCCGCGTAGATCAAGAGCTGCAGCTCAATCAATGATACCTACTACTACTGGTGCTGCTAAAGCAATCAGTTTAGTACTGCCTCATCTTGCAGGCAAACTTAATGGTTTTGCAATCAGAGTTCCTACGCCAAACGTATCTGTAACTGATGTTGTTTTTACTTTCAAGAATGATGTAACTAAAGAAACGATTAACGCTGCATTGAAAGAAGCAGCTGAAGGTGAACTCAAAGGTATTCTTGATTACACAGAAGAGCCATTGGTATCAATTGACTTTACTTCTGATCCACACTCATCAATTATTGACGCTGCAATGACTACAGTTGTTGGCACCAAACAAGCTAAAATACTTAGTTGGTACGATAATGAGTATGGTTATTCTAACCGTCTTTGTGAGTTAGCTATCAAAGTAGGCAACCTCTTACCAGTAGCAGCTTAA